One window from the genome of Dysgonomonadaceae bacterium PH5-43 encodes:
- a CDS encoding membrane-associated phospholipid phosphatase (product_source=COG0671; cath_funfam=1.20.144.10; cog=COG0671; pfam=PF01569; superfamily=48317; transmembrane_helix_parts=Inside_1_11,TMhelix_12_29,Outside_30_48,TMhelix_49_71,Inside_72_151,TMhelix_152_171,Outside_172_175,TMhelix_176_198,Inside_199_218) — MKDFLLKNKCYYATFILFTIMGGTLLLLVNRDDINIWINSKWTYFLDDVILFINGLGTVSFSVAAVVVLALWKGWRTALKATICFASVALVTQFAKHILFPATPRPTLHFEEGMLRLIEGVKQLTTESFPSGHTSASFALSTFFALLLPKKNWHWAFAALALFVGYGRIYLSQHFFTDVYTGMIIGVVVTTLVYYYYPKSWENASKNKKIHRKAKATS, encoded by the coding sequence ATGAAAGACTTTTTATTAAAAAACAAATGCTACTATGCCACTTTCATCTTATTCACAATAATGGGTGGCACACTTTTACTTTTAGTAAACAGAGATGATATTAATATTTGGATAAATAGTAAATGGACTTACTTTCTCGATGATGTAATTTTATTTATTAATGGTTTAGGAACAGTTTCTTTCAGTGTAGCTGCTGTAGTTGTTCTCGCCTTATGGAAAGGTTGGCGCACCGCACTTAAAGCAACTATCTGTTTTGCTTCGGTTGCCTTAGTTACTCAATTTGCTAAACATATTTTATTCCCCGCCACTCCTCGCCCAACATTACACTTCGAGGAAGGAATGCTTAGGTTAATAGAAGGTGTAAAACAATTAACAACCGAAAGTTTTCCATCAGGACACACCTCTGCATCGTTTGCCTTGTCTACATTTTTTGCGTTATTATTACCTAAAAAGAATTGGCATTGGGCTTTTGCTGCTCTTGCCCTATTTGTAGGATACGGACGTATTTATTTATCTCAACACTTCTTCACTGATGTATATACAGGTATGATAATAGGTGTAGTTGTTACTACTTTAGTTTATTATTACTATCCTAAATCTTGGGAAAATGCTTCAAAGAATAAAAAGATACATAGAAAAGCAAAAGCTACTTCCTGA
- a CDS encoding protein-tyrosine phosphatase (product_source=KO:K01104; cath_funfam=3.90.190.10; cog=COG2365; ko=KO:K01104; pfam=PF13350; superfamily=52799) yields the protein MKQNRHIPLEGTFNLRDLGGYKTKQGKVVKQGKVFRSDSLENLSDSDLQYLSDIPLVTIVDFRSEEEVSMAPNKVPSSVKQMHNLHISPGSMKPENITKMAETIPMDNIMQKMYNILVSDDAIINQYKKLFALLQDDKAPLLFHCSAGKDRTGIASLLFLLSLGVDEEQAIEDYLLTGLYIKPKYAAFLEENPQFVKAFEVERSFAEAALNSIKAEYGTVEDYLQKALSVDLDKMKEIYLDK from the coding sequence ATGAAACAAAATAGACATATCCCTTTAGAGGGAACATTCAATCTGCGAGATTTAGGAGGGTATAAAACCAAACAAGGCAAAGTTGTAAAGCAAGGCAAAGTATTTCGTTCCGACTCGTTGGAGAATCTGAGTGATAGCGATTTACAGTATCTTTCAGATATTCCTTTAGTTACTATAGTAGACTTTAGGAGTGAAGAAGAAGTAAGTATGGCTCCTAACAAAGTTCCATCTTCGGTAAAACAAATGCACAATCTACATATTAGTCCGGGTAGTATGAAGCCCGAAAATATAACAAAGATGGCAGAAACTATACCTATGGATAATATAATGCAGAAGATGTATAATATTCTGGTTAGTGATGATGCTATAATCAATCAGTATAAAAAACTATTTGCTTTATTACAAGATGATAAAGCTCCTTTATTGTTTCATTGTTCGGCAGGGAAAGATAGAACTGGCATTGCGTCTTTATTGTTTCTTCTTTCTTTAGGAGTAGATGAAGAACAAGCAATAGAAGATTATCTGCTTACGGGATTATATATTAAACCAAAGTATGCTGCATTCTTAGAAGAAAATCCTCAATTTGTAAAAGCATTTGAAGTTGAAAGAAGTTTTGCAGAGGCTGCATTAAACAGTATAAAGGCGGAATACGGCACAGTGGAAGATTATCTACAAAAAGCGTTAAGTGTAGATTTAGACAAAATGAAAGAAATATATTTAGATAAATAA
- a CDS encoding L-serine dehydratase (product_source=KO:K01752; cath_funfam=3.30.1330.90; cog=COG1760; ko=KO:K01752; pfam=PF03313,PF03315; tigrfam=TIGR00720) produces the protein MESIRRLYKIGNGPSSSHTMGPKKAAEMFISDYPQATNFKVTLYGSLAATGVGHLTDVAIIDAIAPKTVEIIWKPEIVLPFHPNGMLFEAFVDNTKIGEWTIYSIGGGDLANETSCVKENQIYEMSTMKDILEWCQKSGKSFWEYVQETEGTEIWDFLSEVWKVMTDTIEKGLDEEGVLPGGLGLHRKASSYFTKSKSYRGSLQSRSAIYSYALATSEENASGGKIVTAPTCGSSGVLPAVLYHLRSNHDFRDSKIIKALATAALIGNIVKTNASVSGAQVGCQGEIGVACSMAAAAATQLFGGTTAQVEYAAEMGLEHHLGLTCDPVCGLVQVPCIERNAFAAVQALDACSYATLSDGKHLVSFDKVVQTMNQTGHDLPSLYKETSLGGLAKYI, from the coding sequence ATGGAAAGTATTAGAAGATTATACAAAATAGGGAACGGACCTTCGAGTAGTCATACTATGGGTCCAAAGAAAGCTGCTGAAATGTTTATTTCGGATTATCCACAAGCTACAAATTTTAAGGTTACGCTTTACGGAAGTCTTGCCGCAACAGGAGTAGGTCACCTTACAGATGTTGCGATAATAGATGCAATAGCACCAAAGACTGTAGAGATTATTTGGAAACCTGAAATAGTTTTGCCGTTTCACCCTAACGGAATGTTGTTTGAGGCATTTGTTGATAATACTAAAATAGGAGAGTGGACTATATATAGTATTGGCGGCGGCGACTTGGCTAATGAAACTTCTTGTGTAAAAGAAAACCAAATCTACGAGATGTCTACAATGAAAGATATTCTCGAATGGTGTCAGAAGTCGGGTAAATCTTTTTGGGAATATGTTCAAGAAACTGAAGGTACTGAGATATGGGATTTCCTTTCAGAAGTATGGAAGGTTATGACCGATACAATAGAGAAAGGACTTGATGAAGAGGGTGTACTTCCTGGTGGACTTGGTTTGCACCGTAAAGCATCGTCGTATTTTACAAAATCTAAAAGTTATAGAGGTTCGTTGCAAAGCCGTTCGGCTATATATTCTTATGCTCTTGCTACTTCTGAAGAGAATGCATCTGGAGGAAAAATAGTAACAGCTCCTACTTGTGGTTCGTCGGGTGTATTGCCTGCCGTTCTTTATCACTTAAGAAGTAATCACGATTTTAGAGACTCTAAGATAATAAAAGCTCTTGCTACTGCTGCCCTAATTGGGAATATCGTTAAAACAAACGCTTCTGTTTCGGGAGCGCAAGTTGGTTGTCAGGGCGAGATAGGTGTTGCTTGTTCGATGGCTGCCGCTGCTGCAACTCAGTTGTTTGGAGGAACAACTGCGCAAGTTGAGTATGCTGCCGAAATGGGATTGGAACACCACTTGGGTTTAACTTGCGACCCGGTCTGTGGACTTGTGCAAGTGCCTTGTATTGAACGAAATGCTTTTGCCGCCGTTCAGGCTTTAGATGCTTGTTCGTATGCAACTTTGTCGGACGGTAAACACTTGGTGAGCTTCGATAAAGTAGTGCAAACAATGAATCAAACAGGACACGACCTACCTTCTTTATATAAAGAAACATCGTTAGGAGGATTGGCAAAGTATATTTAA
- a CDS encoding glycosyltransferase involved in cell wall biosynthesis (product_source=COG0463; cath_funfam=3.90.550.10; cog=COG0463; pfam=PF00535; superfamily=53448; transmembrane_helix_parts=Inside_1_234,TMhelix_235_257,Outside_258_276,TMhelix_277_299,Inside_300_317), with protein sequence MDISVVIPLLNEADSIPELFEWIDRVMKKEGFSYEVIFVDDGSTDNSWSIIKNLKNEYPEIVKAIRFQRNYGKSPALHSAFQITQGDVVITMDADLQDSPDEIPELYRMIKEDKYHLVSGWKKKRYDPLTKTIPTKLFNATARAFSGIKLHDFNCGLKAYDSQVVKSIEVYNDMHRWIPFLAKNAGFTKIGEKVVNHQSRKYGYSKFGIDRFTNGYLDLFTLWFLSKFGKKPMHFFGLIGSLMFFIGFIAILVVGGIKAYALFNNTAAPLITNTPYFHIAIASMIIGTQLFLAGFIGELITRNSPERNQYKISEELK encoded by the coding sequence ATGGATATATCTGTTGTAATACCCTTATTGAATGAGGCTGACTCTATTCCCGAACTGTTTGAGTGGATAGATAGAGTAATGAAAAAGGAAGGTTTTTCTTACGAAGTTATTTTTGTAGACGATGGAAGTACCGACAATTCGTGGAGTATCATTAAAAACTTAAAGAATGAGTATCCCGAAATAGTGAAAGCTATTCGTTTTCAACGGAATTATGGTAAGTCGCCAGCCTTACATTCTGCTTTTCAGATTACACAAGGTGATGTAGTGATTACTATGGATGCCGATTTGCAAGATAGTCCTGATGAAATTCCAGAACTTTATCGAATGATAAAGGAAGATAAATATCATTTAGTATCGGGTTGGAAGAAGAAAAGATACGATCCATTAACTAAAACTATTCCAACAAAACTTTTTAATGCTACGGCAAGGGCTTTTTCGGGTATTAAGCTTCACGATTTTAATTGTGGACTTAAAGCGTACGATTCTCAAGTTGTAAAAAGCATAGAGGTTTATAATGATATGCACCGCTGGATACCTTTTTTGGCAAAGAATGCGGGTTTTACTAAGATAGGAGAGAAGGTGGTAAATCATCAATCTCGTAAGTATGGATACTCTAAGTTTGGTATAGATAGGTTTACTAATGGCTACTTAGACTTATTTACTTTGTGGTTTTTGTCGAAGTTTGGTAAAAAACCTATGCACTTTTTTGGTTTAATCGGTAGTCTGATGTTCTTTATTGGTTTTATTGCGATTTTAGTTGTTGGCGGAATTAAGGCTTATGCTTTGTTTAACAATACAGCAGCACCTTTAATAACAAATACGCCCTATTTCCATATTGCTATTGCAAGTATGATAATAGGGACGCAATTATTCTTGGCTGGATTTATTGGCGAGCTTATTACTCGCAACTCTCCGGAACGTAATCAGTATAAAATATCTGAAGAGTTAAAATAG
- a CDS encoding tRNA(Ile)-lysidine synthase (product_source=KO:K04075; cath_funfam=3.40.50.620,3.50.40.10; cog=COG0037; ko=KO:K04075; pfam=PF01171,PF11734; smart=SM00977; superfamily=52402,56037; tigrfam=TIGR02432,TIGR02433), translated as MLQRIKRYIEKQKLLPDNSSKSTTKIIIGLSGGADSVVLLHILNRLGYNCIAAHCNFHLRGEESLRDEELARAFAIELNIPFTKIDFNTIEYSKKNNISIEMAARNLRYEWFEKIKIENNADYIAVAHHSDDNVETFLLNMIRGTGIKGLTGISPKNGHIIRPLLNVSKEDIINYAQSENISYAIDSTNLEDEYTRNKIRLNILPLLRTINPSVSTSILNSIENLTEVDKIYNKEINNIKEFVFDKEKHTIDIDRLKEAASPEAVLFEILKEYQFDRDTIKNIAKAIDSQSGKEFYSPEHILIKDRNKFFIKKQDVSDASYPLNLQTEIKDISEVEITKDNNIAYFDYDKLKLPLTMRRWQAGDKFVPFGMTGFQKLSDYFNNNKFNKFEKENTWLLCSGEDIIWIVGHRTDNRYRLNKTSQRAYIIKLL; from the coding sequence ATGCTTCAAAGAATAAAAAGATACATAGAAAAGCAAAAGCTACTTCCTGACAATAGTTCCAAGTCAACAACTAAGATTATTATAGGATTAAGTGGCGGTGCCGACTCGGTAGTGCTACTCCATATACTAAATAGATTAGGATATAACTGCATTGCAGCCCATTGCAACTTTCATTTAAGAGGAGAAGAATCTTTGAGAGACGAAGAGTTAGCTCGTGCTTTCGCCATTGAACTTAACATACCATTTACTAAAATAGACTTCAACACCATAGAATATTCTAAAAAGAATAATATCTCTATCGAAATGGCTGCTCGCAACCTAAGATACGAATGGTTTGAAAAAATAAAAATAGAAAATAACGCCGACTATATAGCAGTTGCCCATCATAGCGATGATAATGTAGAAACTTTTTTACTTAATATGATAAGAGGCACAGGCATTAAAGGCTTAACAGGTATCTCTCCCAAAAATGGGCACATTATCAGACCTTTACTAAATGTATCTAAAGAAGATATTATTAATTATGCCCAAAGCGAGAACATAAGCTACGCCATAGATTCTACAAACTTAGAAGATGAATACACAAGAAACAAGATAAGATTAAACATTCTACCTCTTTTAAGAACAATAAATCCATCGGTCAGCACATCTATTCTTAACAGCATAGAAAATTTAACCGAAGTAGATAAGATATACAATAAGGAGATAAACAATATAAAAGAATTTGTTTTCGACAAAGAAAAACATACCATAGACATAGATAGATTAAAAGAAGCTGCATCTCCCGAAGCTGTACTATTTGAAATATTAAAAGAATATCAATTCGACAGAGATACTATTAAAAACATAGCAAAGGCAATAGATAGTCAATCTGGGAAAGAGTTTTATTCTCCCGAACATATCTTAATTAAGGATAGAAATAAGTTTTTTATTAAAAAACAAGACGTTTCGGACGCTTCATATCCTCTTAATCTACAAACTGAAATTAAAGATATAAGCGAAGTTGAGATTACAAAAGATAATAATATAGCCTACTTCGATTACGACAAGCTAAAGCTTCCTCTAACTATGAGACGATGGCAAGCTGGCGATAAATTTGTTCCTTTCGGAATGACAGGTTTTCAAAAGCTTAGCGATTACTTCAATAACAACAAGTTTAACAAGTTTGAAAAAGAAAACACTTGGCTACTTTGTTCTGGCGAAGATATTATTTGGATAGTAGGACATAGAACCGACAACCGCTACAGGCTAAACAAAACATCACAAAGAGCTTACATAATAAAACTTTTATGA
- a CDS encoding transcription termination factor Rho (product_source=KO:K03628; cath_funfam=1.10.720.10,2.40.50.140,3.40.50.300; cog=COG1158; ko=KO:K03628; pfam=PF00006,PF07497,PF07498; smart=SM00357,SM00382,SM00959; superfamily=52540,68912; tigrfam=TIGR00767), whose product MQRYNILQLKEMEQSNLIALAKELGLTKVDKLGKDELVYQILDQQAIINAAKQTAISKDTDDKKTVNKRGRKPKTVTKSNEKEANEEKTIDTKQEKTEKKTETIETVEKPKKQNKKKEETKEKTIDSTSKKEVVAKQKKEKAPIATNNNNKPTPNTKPEVATPTISETKEKEDKSIIEKPQDVSDIKVNEKEKTKTPEAKNEDNQQSIGPNKLVFRHNPGANTIMDELIFSAKKEPQKQNNQNPKANQPNNNNNNNSNNNKNKQNNAPAPKEKGFDFDGILTGSGVLEIIQEGYGFLRSADYNYLSSADDIYVSQSQIKLFGLRTGDLVEGPIRPPKEGEKFFPLVKVDLINGLRPEEVRDRVPFDHLTPLFPEERFHLTRSMSPKVVDRISPRVVDLFSPIGKGQRGLIVAQPKTGKTMLLKDIANSIAWNHPEVYMIILLIDERPEEVTDMQRSVDAEVIASTFDEPAERHVKIADIVLNKAKRMVECGHDVVILLDSITRLARAYNTVQPASGKVLSGGVDANALQKPKRFFGAARNIENGGSLTIIATALTETGSKMDDVIFEEFKGTGNMELQLDRKLSNKRIYPAVDIIASSTRRDDLLQDRDTVNRMWILRKYLSDMNSLEAMEFVKDRMEKTYSNDEFLISMNG is encoded by the coding sequence ATGCAGAGATACAACATTTTGCAGTTAAAAGAAATGGAGCAAAGCAACTTAATTGCTTTAGCAAAAGAATTAGGACTTACAAAAGTCGACAAATTAGGAAAAGACGAACTTGTATATCAGATTTTAGACCAACAAGCTATAATTAACGCTGCTAAGCAAACTGCCATTAGTAAAGACACTGATGATAAAAAAACAGTTAACAAAAGAGGTAGAAAACCTAAAACAGTTACCAAAAGCAACGAAAAGGAAGCTAATGAAGAAAAAACAATAGATACCAAACAAGAAAAAACAGAAAAGAAAACAGAAACCATAGAGACTGTGGAAAAACCTAAAAAACAAAACAAAAAGAAAGAAGAAACGAAAGAAAAAACAATAGACTCAACTTCCAAAAAAGAAGTTGTCGCAAAACAGAAAAAAGAAAAAGCCCCAATCGCAACTAACAATAATAACAAACCTACCCCTAATACAAAACCCGAAGTTGCAACTCCGACAATTAGCGAAACAAAAGAAAAAGAGGATAAATCAATTATTGAAAAGCCTCAAGATGTTTCGGATATAAAAGTTAACGAAAAAGAAAAGACTAAAACCCCTGAAGCTAAGAATGAAGACAATCAACAAAGTATAGGTCCTAACAAATTAGTTTTCAGACACAACCCTGGAGCAAATACAATAATGGACGAACTTATATTTTCTGCAAAAAAAGAACCTCAGAAACAAAACAATCAGAACCCAAAGGCTAACCAGCCAAATAACAATAATAATAACAACAGCAACAATAATAAAAACAAACAAAACAATGCTCCTGCTCCTAAAGAGAAGGGATTTGATTTTGATGGCATTTTAACTGGCTCTGGTGTTTTAGAGATAATACAAGAAGGTTATGGTTTCTTACGTTCTGCCGACTATAACTACCTATCTTCAGCCGACGATATTTATGTATCGCAATCTCAGATAAAGTTATTCGGATTAAGAACTGGCGACTTAGTAGAAGGACCTATTCGCCCTCCTAAAGAAGGCGAGAAATTCTTTCCTTTAGTAAAAGTTGATTTAATTAACGGACTTCGCCCTGAGGAAGTTAGAGATAGAGTTCCCTTTGATCACCTTACTCCACTATTCCCTGAAGAAAGATTTCATCTTACTCGCAGTATGAGCCCTAAAGTAGTAGATAGAATATCTCCTCGCGTAGTTGACTTGTTTTCTCCTATCGGCAAGGGACAAAGAGGACTTATTGTAGCACAACCTAAAACAGGTAAAACTATGCTACTTAAAGACATAGCAAACTCTATTGCTTGGAATCACCCAGAAGTTTATATGATTATTCTTCTTATAGATGAACGTCCTGAAGAAGTAACGGATATGCAACGAAGTGTTGATGCCGAAGTTATTGCTTCTACATTCGACGAACCAGCAGAAAGACACGTAAAGATTGCCGATATAGTTCTTAACAAAGCTAAAAGAATGGTTGAGTGCGGACACGACGTAGTTATACTTTTAGACTCTATAACTCGTTTGGCAAGAGCCTACAATACAGTACAACCTGCATCGGGTAAAGTTTTATCGGGTGGTGTTGATGCTAACGCATTACAAAAACCTAAAAGATTTTTCGGTGCTGCTCGTAACATCGAGAATGGCGGTTCGCTTACAATTATAGCTACAGCTCTTACAGAAACCGGTTCTAAAATGGACGATGTTATCTTTGAAGAATTTAAGGGAACTGGTAATATGGAACTACAATTAGACAGAAAACTTTCGAACAAACGCATATATCCTGCTGTTGACATTATAGCATCAAGCACTCGTCGCGATGATTTACTTCAAGACAGAGATACTGTGAACAGAATGTGGATACTTCGCAAATATCTTTCTGATATGAACAGCTTAGAAGCTATGGAGTTTGTTAAAGACAGAATGGAAAAAACTTATAGCAATGACGAGTTTTTAATTTCAATGAATGGTTAA
- a CDS encoding endonuclease/exonuclease/phosphatase family metal-dependent hydrolase (product_source=COG3568; cath_funfam=2.60.40.380,3.60.10.10,3.60.21.10; cleavage_site_network=SignalP-noTM; cog=COG3568; pfam=PF00149,PF03372,PF16656; superfamily=49363,56219,56300), whose product MKRVFGFLLLIALLSSNQLSAQRLGDAEGNSFRMMSYNIHHGEGTDNVQNLSRISSIINKYKCDVVALQEVDSVVARSGNVDMLRYLANETLMYPVFAPAINLDNGKYGVGMLSKERPISSYQVALPGKEARTLLIVEFEKFFMGCTHWDLNETDRLASANIIKSKAEKLDKPFFLAGDFNAYPESQALKALKADFRLLNVEKPDGKESKGMIDYIAAYKKSGDAYSRLGQWVIKEPVASDHNPVLVNIRLKAKKEDIFYAKPYLQNPVDGGITVMWQTKVPTYSWVEYGTDTTNLQRARTLVDGQVICNDLHNKIRIEGLTPGQTYYYRICSQEMLIYQAYYKEFGETAVSPFYSFTLPSPDTKDFTAIIFNDVHKQEATLKGLCNLVKDVDYDFVVFNGDCIDDPANESDVLYHLKMQSEAVGASSVPTFYLRGNHEIRNAYSIGFRALLDYVGDKTYGSFNWGDTRIVMLDCGEDKPDSTYVYYDLNDFTQLREDQVAFLKQELSSKEFKKAKKRVLFNHIPLYNAARRDDGRQRFEPSYVLWQPLLAKAPFDINISAHTHRIAYIPKGEGNGNNFPVVVGGGNQLNSASVMVLQKKGEVMTLKVIRGDGEVVYDLKL is encoded by the coding sequence ATGAAACGTGTATTTGGTTTTCTTTTACTGATTGCGCTCTTAAGCTCTAATCAGTTGTCGGCACAACGCTTGGGCGATGCCGAAGGTAATTCATTCAGAATGATGAGTTATAATATTCATCACGGAGAAGGTACTGATAATGTTCAGAATCTTAGTCGTATCTCATCTATTATCAACAAGTATAAATGCGATGTAGTTGCTCTTCAAGAGGTTGACAGTGTGGTTGCTCGTTCTGGTAATGTTGATATGTTACGCTATCTTGCTAATGAAACTCTAATGTATCCCGTGTTTGCTCCTGCTATAAATCTTGACAATGGTAAGTATGGAGTAGGAATGTTAAGCAAAGAACGTCCTATTAGTAGTTATCAAGTGGCGTTGCCCGGCAAAGAAGCTCGCACTCTGCTTATTGTTGAGTTTGAGAAATTCTTTATGGGTTGTACGCATTGGGATTTGAACGAAACAGACCGCCTTGCTTCTGCCAATATAATAAAGTCTAAGGCAGAGAAACTCGACAAACCATTCTTTCTTGCAGGAGATTTTAATGCTTACCCAGAGTCGCAGGCTTTGAAAGCTTTGAAAGCAGACTTCCGCTTACTGAATGTCGAAAAGCCTGATGGCAAAGAGAGTAAGGGTATGATAGATTATATTGCTGCATATAAGAAGTCGGGAGATGCATATTCTCGTTTAGGTCAGTGGGTAATTAAAGAACCAGTAGCCTCAGACCATAATCCCGTACTTGTGAATATTCGCTTAAAAGCTAAGAAAGAAGATATATTTTATGCTAAGCCTTACCTGCAAAACCCTGTTGATGGAGGTATTACCGTAATGTGGCAAACTAAAGTTCCTACATATAGTTGGGTAGAGTACGGAACGGATACAACTAACTTACAACGTGCGCGCACTTTAGTTGATGGACAAGTTATTTGTAACGATCTTCATAATAAAATTCGTATAGAGGGACTTACTCCCGGACAAACATATTACTATCGTATCTGTTCGCAAGAGATGCTTATCTACCAAGCTTATTATAAAGAATTTGGAGAAACAGCCGTGTCTCCTTTTTATTCTTTTACATTGCCTTCGCCCGATACTAAAGATTTTACAGCTATAATCTTTAACGATGTTCACAAGCAAGAAGCTACTCTTAAAGGGTTGTGCAATTTGGTTAAAGATGTAGACTACGATTTTGTTGTGTTTAATGGCGACTGTATCGACGACCCAGCAAACGAAAGCGATGTGCTTTATCACCTTAAAATGCAGAGCGAAGCAGTTGGAGCGTCTTCTGTTCCTACTTTTTACTTAAGAGGAAACCACGAAATCCGCAATGCTTATTCTATAGGTTTTAGAGCTTTGCTTGATTATGTGGGCGACAAAACTTATGGTTCGTTTAACTGGGGAGATACTCGCATTGTTATGCTCGATTGTGGAGAAGATAAACCCGACAGTACTTATGTGTATTATGACTTAAACGACTTTACTCAATTAAGAGAAGATCAGGTTGCTTTCCTTAAACAAGAGTTATCTTCTAAAGAGTTTAAGAAAGCAAAGAAACGAGTGCTATTTAATCATATACCTTTATATAATGCTGCTCGCAGAGATGATGGTCGCCAGCGATTCGAACCGTCTTATGTTCTTTGGCAACCCTTATTAGCTAAAGCACCGTTTGATATTAATATTAGCGCACATACTCACCGTATCGCTTACATTCCTAAGGGAGAGGGTAATGGTAATAACTTCCCTGTAGTAGTTGGTGGTGGTAATCAATTAAATTCTGCATCGGTAATGGTTCTTCAAAAGAAGGGCGAGGTGATGACTCTTAAAGTAATAAGAGGAGATGGAGAAGTGGTTTACGACCTGAAACTGTAA
- a CDS encoding opacity protein-like surface antigen (product_source=COG3637; cleavage_site_network=SignalP-noTM; cog=COG3637; pfam=PF13505; superfamily=56925) produces MKRLLLIALISVCAFSSNIQAQSNSLTVGAKGAYQSKYKGFLYGLDLSYRVSPLFEVSLSGLMNPKIFNEDKDFNDPAWDRDISFYSGSVDLRFYLINSDLLSTGPSLGAQYINFKSKDMNGITVDDGSLFGFNIGWHAQFMVTENFQINGGWRYTNAKEEQSYHAIYLGVGYTFNLF; encoded by the coding sequence ATGAAGAGATTATTATTAATTGCGCTAATTAGTGTTTGTGCCTTTTCATCTAACATACAAGCGCAGTCGAACAGCCTTACCGTAGGTGCAAAAGGAGCTTATCAATCTAAGTATAAAGGATTTTTATACGGATTAGATTTATCTTACAGAGTTTCTCCTCTATTTGAAGTTAGCTTATCGGGATTGATGAACCCTAAAATCTTTAATGAAGACAAAGATTTTAACGACCCTGCTTGGGATAGAGATATTTCTTTTTATTCGGGAAGCGTAGATCTAAGATTCTACTTAATAAATTCGGATTTATTGTCTACCGGACCTTCACTGGGTGCACAATACATCAACTTCAAAAGTAAAGATATGAATGGAATTACCGTTGACGATGGTTCTCTATTCGGATTCAATATAGGTTGGCACGCTCAGTTTATGGTTACCGAAAACTTTCAGATAAACGGAGGTTGGCGATACACCAATGCCAAAGAAGAGCAAAGTTACCACGCTATTTATTTAGGCGTTGGCTATACTTTCAATCTATTTTAA